One Spirochaeta africana DSM 8902 genomic window carries:
- a CDS encoding pullulanase-associated domain-containing protein, which yields MHNMRLPGPAALLAGVLLTALLLFGCASFAGPEAEPGTIEMRQHPDMDKVLNAADQVEVADDEFAVFYYRPDEDYEDWAMWVWALGSGDGSDTFDNTQDWKNIDGVGVMIMRQDGADIGAPIVGEGGETGFIIRLHNDWVKETPEDRVWDYAAGNKVAVFHGDPVNYSVGEYVPFIQEAMFTDVQTIEARLSGRHALQTSPDSNGFYLESEDGDIFEVADVVNTTAPDRRNSNFTDRITLKLAEPVTVGSRLRLVHPEYQAPYRVTTAILIPQIADQTVPPMDYDLGALYDADTQSVEFRLWSPLADWVRVRIYSESQQAEPDWVLDMELNQEYGVWSVEFDEQDPDGFFYDYELHQGGRDRVALDPYAFSMDAFLDDGSAGRGAIIDMNKAAPIDGWQGYTDYHLDDRINSIVYEVHVRDFTISDDANVENEPGTYLAFTEKLGYIQDLGITHIELMPVMNFYFNNELEKEFDDSGTSSNNNYNWGYDPHSWFSPEGFYATDPTDPYSRVNELMTLIRDTHQHDMGILLDVIYNHYGNTNLLEDIVEHYYFRKTPAGAFTSNSGVGNDYASTRYMARKLIVDSIYHWVKWYHIDGMRFDLAGLIDTETIEMARERVAALPDKEDIFFQGEGWEMYNGPEGTRGMEQSYMTETDEFAVFNDEIRDLMKGGGFQETAQRFLTTGPIDTEQLFYNLIGQPQVNYTATEPGDSLAYIEKHDGLTLHDNIAYNADIDHTTAEGRQEIAQRVKVGNLLLITGQSIPFIHAGQERLRTKPRLNAQYEFIGPFIRNSYDSSDDINQFIWEMDEVAQDVYDYTRALIHLRRDTQAFRIGSFDDISATYFDTDDGLSLAYSIEWEGDTWYILANTNTESFSFELDRDLNGSVLVADQSQVAADGIADPVGVQVSGSTVTLDGLTAALIRY from the coding sequence ATGCACAATATGCGATTACCGGGACCAGCGGCCCTGCTGGCCGGCGTCCTGCTGACAGCCCTGCTGCTGTTCGGCTGCGCCAGCTTCGCCGGGCCGGAGGCCGAGCCCGGTACCATCGAGATGCGCCAGCATCCCGACATGGACAAGGTACTCAATGCCGCCGATCAGGTAGAGGTGGCCGACGACGAGTTTGCCGTTTTCTACTACCGACCGGACGAGGACTACGAGGACTGGGCCATGTGGGTCTGGGCGCTCGGGTCCGGCGATGGTTCGGATACCTTTGACAACACCCAGGACTGGAAAAACATCGACGGGGTCGGTGTGATGATCATGCGCCAGGACGGCGCTGACATCGGTGCCCCGATCGTCGGAGAGGGCGGCGAGACCGGCTTTATTATCCGTCTGCACAACGACTGGGTAAAGGAAACCCCCGAAGACCGCGTCTGGGACTACGCTGCCGGCAACAAGGTAGCGGTATTCCATGGCGATCCGGTGAACTACTCTGTTGGCGAGTATGTACCGTTTATACAGGAGGCCATGTTCACCGATGTACAGACCATCGAGGCACGCCTGAGCGGACGCCACGCCCTGCAGACCAGCCCCGACAGCAACGGCTTCTACCTGGAGAGCGAAGACGGGGATATCTTTGAAGTAGCCGATGTGGTGAACACCACCGCCCCGGACAGGCGCAACAGCAACTTTACCGACCGCATCACCCTGAAACTGGCCGAGCCGGTAACGGTAGGTTCACGTCTGCGACTTGTTCATCCCGAGTATCAGGCCCCGTATCGGGTTACCACCGCCATTCTGATCCCGCAGATTGCCGACCAGACCGTACCGCCGATGGATTACGACCTGGGTGCGCTGTACGACGCCGACACCCAATCGGTCGAGTTCCGTCTGTGGTCTCCCCTGGCGGACTGGGTTCGCGTGCGGATCTACAGCGAAAGCCAGCAGGCCGAGCCGGACTGGGTGCTGGACATGGAGCTGAACCAGGAGTACGGGGTATGGTCGGTAGAATTTGACGAACAGGACCCCGACGGCTTTTTCTATGACTACGAGCTGCACCAGGGGGGACGTGACCGGGTTGCCCTGGATCCCTACGCCTTCAGCATGGATGCCTTTCTGGACGACGGCAGCGCCGGTCGTGGTGCCATTATCGACATGAACAAGGCAGCCCCGATAGATGGCTGGCAGGGCTACACCGACTACCACCTGGATGATCGCATCAACTCGATTGTCTACGAGGTGCATGTACGCGACTTTACCATCAGCGATGATGCCAATGTCGAGAATGAGCCCGGCACCTACCTGGCCTTTACCGAGAAGCTCGGATATATCCAGGACCTGGGCATTACCCACATCGAGCTGATGCCGGTTATGAACTTCTACTTTAACAACGAGCTGGAAAAGGAGTTCGACGACTCGGGAACCTCCAGCAACAACAACTACAACTGGGGCTACGACCCGCACAGCTGGTTCTCCCCCGAAGGGTTTTACGCTACCGATCCCACCGATCCCTACAGCCGCGTGAACGAGCTGATGACCCTGATCCGCGACACCCATCAGCATGACATGGGTATTCTGCTGGATGTTATCTACAACCACTACGGCAACACCAACCTGCTGGAAGACATCGTCGAGCATTACTACTTTCGTAAAACCCCGGCCGGGGCGTTCACCAGCAACTCCGGTGTCGGTAACGACTATGCCTCGACCCGCTACATGGCCCGCAAGCTGATCGTAGACTCGATCTATCACTGGGTAAAGTGGTATCACATCGACGGGATGCGCTTTGACCTTGCCGGTCTGATCGACACCGAAACCATCGAGATGGCACGGGAGCGGGTTGCCGCCCTGCCGGACAAGGAAGACATCTTTTTCCAGGGTGAAGGCTGGGAGATGTACAACGGCCCCGAAGGCACCCGCGGTATGGAACAGTCCTACATGACCGAAACCGACGAGTTTGCCGTGTTCAACGATGAGATCCGCGACCTGATGAAGGGCGGCGGATTCCAGGAAACCGCACAGCGCTTTCTGACTACCGGCCCGATCGACACCGAACAGCTGTTCTACAACCTGATCGGCCAGCCGCAGGTAAACTACACTGCCACCGAGCCCGGCGACAGCCTGGCCTACATCGAGAAGCACGACGGCCTTACCCTGCACGACAACATTGCCTACAACGCCGACATCGATCACACCACCGCTGAGGGGCGGCAGGAGATCGCCCAGCGCGTAAAGGTTGGCAACCTGCTGCTGATTACCGGTCAGAGCATACCGTTTATCCATGCCGGACAGGAGCGCCTGCGCACCAAGCCGCGGCTGAATGCCCAGTACGAGTTTATCGGGCCGTTTATCCGCAACAGCTACGACAGCTCGGACGACATCAATCAGTTTATCTGGGAGATGGACGAGGTTGCACAGGACGTGTACGACTACACCCGCGCCCTGATCCACCTGCGCCGTGACACCCAGGCCTTCCGCATCGGCAGCTTTGATGACATTTCCGCCACCTACTTCGACACCGATGATGGCCTGAGCCTGGCCTACAGCATCGAGTGGGAAGGCGACACCTGGTACATCCTGGCTAACACCAATACCGAAAGCTTCAGCTTCGAGCTGGATCGCGACCTGAACGGTTCGGTACTGGTAGCCGACCAGTCGCAGGTAGCTGCTGACGGCATCGCAGACCCCGTCGGGGTGCAGGTCAGCGGGTCCACGGTAACCCTGGACGGCCTGACAGCCGCCCTGATTCGTTACTGA
- a CDS encoding SGNH/GDSL hydrolase family protein, with protein MSTESSKTYPRWVPAAAAAIVVVAIPLLVIGIAEIGFRLAGYGVSGELFVESGIPGYYTLHNDYYRRFHPRTMPSNIPKESQYHPVLMQHPKPADTFRIFVIGGSTAKGFPFMDQHAFPAIAGMLLNSRLEDGRVEVVNLGRSAMSSYYVRETARRAWRWDPDLILVYSGHNEYFGTIGAGSGGGHLNKLLYMRLKSLRSAQWLFNQLNPPGQTADPNDPPLTLMAERLASGQFPEDEDFDRVVAERFISNLDAVRKQAARREIPLVIMDPVSNLITMPPFDGAHAEELSGLIEEGVDRIIRREGDIQDWVQAVAEEPKAAENAHILYLQALHQAQTDGLELDPFVRTKDADTIPFRAREILRSQLADWAQSHHPEVHYVPLQQEIQSLSGDGALSDSYFIDHLHFSHRGQLIVGRITADAVADATHARLGVHSGGWQPAEAFIPRMHYVPALDASVQISMNNLLQNPPFRDMRIPYQALSVRTSINNNPLLQDDELLDSLLTSPADDALQIIGEYLYTNERWEEFVDFLNALIHVNPGNYNAHLNIAEFLVSAGSTRPQILIAFQRAYLLSGRDTDVRQAMVEFAETAGLETELAQFFTHIGEH; from the coding sequence ATGTCTACAGAATCATCGAAAACCTACCCGCGTTGGGTACCGGCTGCTGCTGCAGCCATTGTTGTTGTTGCCATCCCGCTGCTGGTTATCGGCATCGCCGAGATCGGCTTTCGCCTGGCCGGCTACGGGGTATCGGGCGAGCTGTTTGTGGAAAGCGGGATTCCCGGCTACTACACCCTGCACAACGATTACTACCGGCGCTTCCATCCGCGCACCATGCCCTCGAACATCCCGAAGGAAAGCCAGTACCATCCGGTGCTGATGCAGCACCCCAAACCGGCCGACACATTCCGGATCTTTGTGATTGGCGGCTCGACTGCCAAGGGGTTTCCGTTTATGGATCAGCATGCCTTCCCGGCTATTGCCGGCATGCTGCTGAACAGTCGCCTGGAGGATGGTCGGGTAGAGGTGGTGAACCTTGGACGGTCCGCGATGAGCAGCTACTATGTGCGAGAGACTGCCCGCCGGGCCTGGCGCTGGGATCCGGACCTTATCCTGGTCTACAGCGGCCATAACGAATACTTTGGCACCATAGGCGCCGGCAGCGGCGGCGGCCACCTGAACAAGCTGCTGTACATGCGCCTGAAATCCCTGCGCTCGGCCCAGTGGCTGTTCAATCAGCTGAATCCCCCGGGACAGACCGCCGATCCCAACGACCCGCCACTTACCCTGATGGCCGAACGCCTGGCCAGCGGGCAGTTCCCGGAGGACGAGGACTTTGACCGGGTAGTTGCCGAGCGATTTATAAGCAACCTCGATGCAGTGCGCAAACAGGCTGCCCGCCGCGAGATCCCGCTGGTGATCATGGATCCGGTAAGCAACCTGATCACCATGCCCCCGTTCGACGGCGCCCACGCCGAGGAACTCTCCGGGTTGATCGAGGAGGGGGTGGATCGCATTATCCGCCGTGAGGGCGATATCCAGGACTGGGTGCAGGCAGTTGCCGAAGAACCCAAGGCTGCCGAAAACGCTCACATTCTGTATCTGCAAGCCTTGCACCAGGCGCAAACCGACGGGTTGGAGCTGGATCCTTTCGTACGCACAAAAGACGCCGACACCATCCCCTTTCGCGCCAGGGAGATACTGCGCAGCCAGCTGGCAGACTGGGCACAGTCCCATCACCCTGAGGTACACTATGTTCCACTGCAACAGGAAATCCAGTCACTGAGCGGCGACGGCGCCCTCAGCGACAGCTACTTTATTGATCATCTGCATTTCTCCCACCGTGGGCAGCTCATAGTGGGGCGCATTACCGCAGACGCTGTGGCAGATGCTACGCACGCGCGGCTCGGGGTTCACAGTGGCGGATGGCAGCCTGCCGAGGCTTTTATTCCCCGCATGCATTACGTCCCGGCACTGGATGCCTCGGTACAGATATCCATGAATAATCTGCTGCAGAACCCGCCGTTCCGCGACATGCGCATCCCCTATCAGGCGTTGTCGGTGCGTACATCAATCAACAATAACCCCTTGCTACAGGATGACGAGCTTCTGGACAGCCTGCTAACCAGCCCGGCGGATGACGCCCTGCAGATAATCGGGGAATATCTGTACACCAATGAACGCTGGGAGGAGTTTGTCGACTTCCTGAATGCATTGATTCATGTAAACCCGGGCAACTATAATGCCCACCTGAACATAGCAGAATTTCTCGTATCTGCCGGCTCGACACGGCCCCAGATTCTTATTGCATTCCAGCGAGCCTACTTGCTGTCAGGCCGGGATACCGATGTCCGGCAGGCAATGGTCGAATTCGCCGAGACTGCCGGGCTCGAAACCGAGCTCGCACAATTTTTTACTCACATAGGAGAGCACTAA
- a CDS encoding alpha-amylase family glycosyl hydrolase → MIKPIKRIYMYIVFVLLLAVVFGACSNPTASEEPDGPLVTDPSPSPATFRDLTDINPDPDRSLSASEDDWYKDEVFYHVWINAFYREDGDINHGANQFGTIAGITAQLDYLKNLGVTGIWLSPFFDSNSEAINLHMYDTIDHYEVDSRVGTKADVDELLAEAHDRGMRVIFDWVPNHVSDRHRWFTDSAARRNDRDDWFVWRNNPGSQNGPWGQSVWHQRGDQWYYGVFWGGMPDINFRSQGGKDAITNAAIYWLNRGFDGLRVDAVKYLYEDKHPTSGGAADYEDLNETIAYFQAFREQVLDEFGNEGYPKFMVAENWTDSRNSLSRYMVSDGQPAFHMTLDFPFAYAAAGGNTGSLADHWDWVTGSLDSQAWMGTFTTNHDNVVNRKGDSPRARAAAAAMLTGPGTPFIYYGNEIGMEDGYQESWGNFHADRRHRQPFDWDSQIAQEEDDSSILEHHRGLTGQRHARPSLRRGSFARVDSGHADILAFQRSYEGEHTLVIINFSDNNRGVTIDLADAAATEEWAAHGLDGALSIAGETLSGSMPGGTAAIYDLSQSLPGMAPPPAYIYISQVQAINLPDSDEYALPGSAAFHGTARWNTGYLATEANGNSAAWDFEPALHITDLADAQFKVVQSGGWDSPIDNGLENLGEGGNAVVANISGIDNEGATYRIIWDGSQPAGSHLSAEEQ, encoded by the coding sequence ATGATTAAACCGATTAAACGAATATATATGTATATCGTATTTGTACTGTTGCTTGCGGTGGTATTTGGCGCCTGTTCCAACCCGACTGCCAGCGAAGAACCTGACGGCCCCCTGGTCACCGATCCGTCGCCATCCCCGGCGACCTTTCGCGATCTGACCGACATCAATCCCGATCCGGATAGAAGCCTGAGTGCCTCCGAAGATGACTGGTACAAGGACGAGGTGTTCTACCATGTCTGGATCAATGCCTTCTATCGGGAGGATGGGGATATAAACCACGGTGCCAACCAGTTCGGCACCATCGCCGGGATTACCGCACAGCTGGACTATCTGAAGAACCTGGGGGTAACCGGGATCTGGCTTTCACCTTTTTTTGATTCCAACAGTGAGGCAATCAACCTGCATATGTACGACACGATCGATCATTACGAGGTTGATTCCCGGGTCGGCACCAAGGCAGATGTAGACGAGCTTCTGGCAGAAGCCCATGATCGCGGTATGCGGGTGATCTTTGACTGGGTGCCGAACCATGTTTCGGACCGGCATCGCTGGTTCACCGACTCGGCAGCGCGACGCAACGATCGCGACGACTGGTTTGTCTGGCGCAACAACCCGGGTAGCCAGAATGGCCCCTGGGGGCAGTCGGTATGGCACCAGCGCGGCGACCAGTGGTACTACGGGGTGTTCTGGGGCGGCATGCCGGACATCAACTTCCGCAGCCAGGGCGGCAAGGATGCCATCACCAATGCCGCAATCTACTGGCTGAACCGCGGGTTCGACGGGTTGCGGGTAGATGCGGTAAAATACCTCTACGAGGACAAACACCCGACCAGCGGCGGCGCTGCCGATTATGAGGATCTGAATGAAACAATCGCCTACTTTCAGGCATTTCGCGAGCAGGTGCTGGATGAGTTCGGGAATGAAGGCTATCCCAAGTTTATGGTCGCCGAGAACTGGACCGATTCCCGCAACAGCCTGTCGCGCTATATGGTAAGCGACGGACAGCCGGCCTTCCACATGACCCTGGATTTCCCGTTTGCCTATGCGGCAGCAGGCGGCAACACCGGCAGCCTGGCCGACCACTGGGACTGGGTAACCGGCAGCCTGGACAGCCAGGCCTGGATGGGCACCTTCACCACCAATCACGACAATGTCGTAAACCGCAAGGGCGATAGCCCGCGCGCCCGGGCTGCCGCTGCCGCAATGCTGACCGGGCCCGGCACCCCGTTTATCTACTACGGCAACGAGATCGGGATGGAGGATGGGTATCAGGAGTCATGGGGGAATTTTCATGCCGACCGGCGCCATCGCCAGCCGTTCGATTGGGACAGCCAGATTGCTCAGGAAGAAGACGACTCCAGTATTCTGGAACACCACCGCGGCCTGACCGGACAGCGCCATGCCAGACCCAGCCTCCGGCGGGGGAGCTTTGCCCGGGTAGATAGCGGGCATGCAGATATTCTGGCCTTTCAGCGCTCCTACGAGGGTGAGCACACCCTGGTGATTATCAATTTTTCTGACAATAACCGTGGCGTAACGATTGATCTTGCAGATGCTGCTGCCACCGAGGAATGGGCTGCCCATGGGTTGGATGGGGCCCTGTCGATTGCCGGGGAAACCCTTTCCGGCAGCATGCCGGGGGGTACGGCAGCCATCTACGACCTGTCCCAGTCACTGCCGGGTATGGCCCCGCCACCCGCATATATCTACATCTCGCAGGTGCAGGCAATCAATCTGCCGGACTCCGACGAGTATGCCTTGCCGGGGAGTGCCGCCTTTCATGGTACTGCCCGCTGGAATACCGGGTACCTGGCAACGGAGGCTAACGGAAACTCGGCAGCCTGGGATTTCGAACCAGCCTTGCATATTACCGATCTGGCAGATGCCCAGTTCAAGGTGGTGCAGAGTGGAGGCTGGGACTCACCAATAGATAATGGTCTGGAAAATCTCGGTGAGGGTGGCAATGCGGTTGTGGCTAACATCAGCGGGATAGACAACGAAGGGGCAACCTACCGGATTATCTGGGATGGCTCACAGCCTGCCGGCAGCCACCTGAGTGCCGAGGAGCAGTAG
- a CDS encoding DUF5989 family protein, with amino-acid sequence MAKSRVVKELVQYLAHNKKLFLLPLLVLLGLVGMVALVAQSQALAPFIYSLF; translated from the coding sequence ATGGCAAAATCACGAGTCGTAAAAGAACTGGTTCAGTATCTGGCTCATAACAAAAAGCTGTTCCTGCTGCCATTGCTGGTGCTGCTGGGACTGGTTGGCATGGTGGCGCTGGTTGCACAATCCCAGGCTCTGGCCCCGTTTATCTACTCCTTGTTTTAA
- a CDS encoding alpha-amylase family glycosyl hydrolase has product MKPFYYSMVALLTTTIAAMVIGCSSVPEPGALRAEREPREPVVPITPVSDDEIQDWLQVPSPEWRDQIIYFIMTDRFDDGNPANSNQGYGEFDPRYNSHFSGGDLQGILDNLDYIKGMGATAIWITPPVANQWWDPKVEYGGYHGYWAENFKEVDKHFGTLEDYQRLSATLHRNDMYLIQDIVTNHTGNFFTFTGPRSTTDFSRNFERNLRSVPVNAPTQEPFHMNDYTNAEHREADIYHWTGPITNYQNERQIRTFQLSDLDDLNTSNPVVREALRDSYNFWIEKVGVDAFRIDTVKYVEFDFWHDFHHNTADEVPGILPFARSLGKDNFMTFGEAWYQSRPYDDTADREIAAYLGSEDKPKLPSVLNFPLHVDIKDVFGSGRPTDQLTFRFDSMYRHYPDPTLLFNFIDNHDMNRFLHSSSYEEMQQALLFMFTIPGIPIVYYGTEQEFDVTRRAMFADGFDSGGVDHFNPEARGYRYLQELADLRSTNPVFSRGTIEVVKDAPYGAGVLAYTMQWEDEYALVIMNTGRRTLLMDNIPLELEPGQVLERVYQVNGEYPQELVVEHGSVVHQYAAPGSSAVYLITDRTDSFPERAGSITIENLQQGQLFEFDGEISGSSSGVDNLRMIINHNTDRAIPVEQQQDGSWTAMFPAETLNNGRHYITLAGEGSDATVYSASYLVEVDLEYVLVTEYDDPVGDAHGPEGRYLYPTDDSFGNDMDIDVVEVWRAGPNLKLGLRMADPINTSWNPINGFDHVAFYIYIDVPDDDTGARAMPFQNAEVPSGMEWNYMAMLGGWMSFIYHAEGSGPEAYGTPASPAPAITVDHDSQTIYVELTAESLGEPADLSGTRIYVSTWDYDGLESANRQLRPEPGQYIFGGGDGRVDPLIMDDTGIIVVP; this is encoded by the coding sequence ATGAAACCGTTTTACTATTCTATGGTCGCCCTACTCACCACGACGATCGCGGCCATGGTTATTGGCTGCAGCAGTGTCCCGGAGCCGGGAGCACTGCGGGCAGAGCGAGAGCCCCGAGAGCCGGTGGTGCCTATCACCCCGGTCAGCGATGACGAGATCCAGGACTGGCTGCAGGTGCCCTCGCCGGAATGGCGCGATCAGATTATCTACTTTATCATGACCGACCGCTTTGACGACGGGAATCCGGCCAACAGCAACCAGGGCTACGGCGAGTTTGATCCGCGCTACAATTCCCACTTCAGCGGCGGCGATCTGCAGGGAATCCTGGACAATCTTGATTACATCAAGGGGATGGGGGCTACCGCAATCTGGATTACCCCGCCGGTGGCCAACCAGTGGTGGGATCCCAAGGTTGAGTACGGGGGTTACCACGGCTACTGGGCAGAGAACTTCAAGGAGGTCGACAAGCATTTCGGGACCCTGGAGGATTATCAGAGACTTTCGGCTACCTTGCATCGCAACGACATGTACCTGATTCAGGATATCGTTACCAACCACACCGGCAACTTTTTTACCTTTACCGGCCCGCGCTCTACCACTGATTTCTCGCGCAACTTTGAGCGCAACCTGCGTTCGGTGCCGGTAAACGCTCCCACCCAGGAGCCGTTTCATATGAACGACTATACCAACGCCGAGCATCGCGAGGCCGACATCTATCACTGGACCGGACCGATCACCAACTACCAGAACGAGCGTCAGATTCGCACCTTCCAGTTGAGCGATCTGGACGATCTGAACACCAGCAACCCGGTGGTGCGCGAGGCCCTGCGAGACTCCTACAACTTCTGGATTGAGAAGGTCGGGGTGGATGCCTTTCGCATAGACACCGTAAAATACGTCGAGTTTGATTTCTGGCATGATTTTCACCACAACACCGCAGATGAGGTACCCGGCATCCTGCCGTTCGCCCGCTCGCTTGGCAAGGACAACTTCATGACCTTTGGTGAGGCCTGGTACCAGAGCCGCCCCTATGACGATACCGCCGACCGGGAGATTGCCGCCTACCTCGGCAGCGAGGATAAGCCCAAGCTCCCGTCGGTACTGAACTTCCCGCTGCACGTCGACATCAAGGATGTATTCGGCAGCGGACGACCGACCGATCAGCTGACCTTCCGATTTGACAGCATGTACCGTCACTATCCCGACCCGACTCTGCTGTTCAACTTTATCGACAACCACGACATGAACCGCTTTCTGCACAGCTCCAGCTACGAGGAGATGCAGCAGGCACTGCTGTTCATGTTTACCATCCCCGGTATTCCGATCGTGTACTACGGTACCGAGCAGGAGTTCGATGTTACCCGCCGGGCAATGTTTGCCGACGGGTTTGATTCCGGCGGGGTGGATCACTTTAACCCCGAGGCACGCGGCTACCGCTATCTCCAGGAACTGGCTGATCTGCGCAGTACCAATCCTGTATTCAGTCGTGGCACCATCGAGGTGGTAAAGGATGCACCCTACGGTGCCGGGGTACTCGCCTACACCATGCAATGGGAGGATGAGTATGCCCTGGTGATCATGAACACCGGGCGTCGCACCCTGCTGATGGACAACATTCCGCTGGAACTGGAACCCGGACAGGTACTGGAGCGGGTATACCAGGTGAACGGTGAGTATCCGCAAGAACTCGTGGTGGAGCACGGCAGCGTAGTGCATCAGTATGCCGCTCCCGGCAGCTCGGCAGTCTACCTGATAACCGACCGCACCGACAGCTTTCCCGAACGGGCGGGCAGCATCACCATCGAGAATCTGCAGCAAGGACAGCTGTTCGAGTTCGATGGCGAGATCAGCGGCAGCAGCAGCGGGGTGGATAACCTGCGGATGATTATCAACCACAACACCGATCGGGCCATCCCGGTTGAACAGCAGCAGGACGGCAGCTGGACGGCCATGTTTCCCGCGGAAACCCTGAACAACGGCCGGCATTACATCACCCTGGCGGGCGAAGGCAGCGATGCTACCGTGTACTCGGCATCGTACCTGGTCGAGGTCGATCTGGAATACGTTCTGGTAACCGAGTATGATGATCCGGTTGGCGATGCCCATGGACCCGAGGGCCGCTACCTGTACCCGACCGACGACAGCTTTGGCAACGACATGGACATCGACGTTGTCGAGGTCTGGCGGGCCGGCCCCAACCTCAAGCTCGGCCTGCGCATGGCCGACCCCATCAACACCAGCTGGAACCCGATTAACGGCTTCGATCATGTGGCGTTCTATATCTATATCGATGTTCCGGATGATGACACCGGCGCACGTGCCATGCCGTTCCAGAATGCCGAGGTGCCATCCGGTATGGAATGGAACTATATGGCGATGCTTGGCGGCTGGATGAGCTTTATCTACCATGCCGAGGGCTCCGGGCCCGAGGCCTACGGCACACCAGCCAGTCCGGCGCCCGCGATCACGGTGGACCATGACAGCCAGACGATTTATGTCGAACTGACTGCTGAATCCCTCGGTGAACCGGCCGACCTGAGTGGCACCCGGATCTATGTATCCACCTGGGACTACGACGGCCTGGAAAGCGCAAACCGGCAGCTGCGCCCGGAACCCGGGCAGTATATCTTTGGCGGCGGCGACGGCCGGGTCGACCCGCTGATTATGGACGACACCGGGATCATCGTGGTCCCGTAG